CAATCAAAGATATTACGCTGTTATAACTTACGTTGACGGCAATGGCGAACAAAAAGAATATCGTCCTAAAACAAATCAATATAATATTAAGGATATATTTCAAAATATGGAATAATTTTAATTAATAAATTTTTTTATGCAAAATCAAGAAAATCAAAATCAAGGCGGAGCAAACCAACAGCCAAAACAGATTCAGATGGCTGACAATATTCCAGGAGCTGAATATGCGAATTTTATGCAATCAAGCCATAACAAAGAAGAATTCAAGATTGTTTTCGGTAATATTATGCCTCCAAGCGGAAGAATAACAGGAAAAATTATTACTACCCCGGGGCATTTTAAAAGAATGATTGTCGCAATGAAGGAAAATTTAAAAAAATACGAGGAAAAATTTGGTGAAG
The Patescibacteria group bacterium genome window above contains:
- a CDS encoding DUF3467 domain-containing protein; protein product: MQNQENQNQGGANQQPKQIQMADNIPGAEYANFMQSSHNKEEFKIVFGNIMPPSGRITGKIITTPGHFKRMIVAMKENLKKYEEKFGEVKEATDLKEKEIGFNNK